Genomic DNA from Alphaproteobacteria bacterium:
GTTGCGGTCTCGGCCATGTGGTCGGCATTGAAGCCCGATCCCTACTACGACGTCGCCTGGCGGCGTGAGGCCGGCGGCGGACCGGTACTGATCAACATGATCCACGACATCAACGCGCTGCAACATATCTGCGGCCAGATCGCCAGCGTCTACGCCGAGACCGTGCCCAGCCGCCGCGGCCACCCGGTCGAGGACACGGCCGCCGTGGTGCTGCGCTTTGCCGGTGGCGCCATCGGCACCATCATGCTCACCGACGCCGCACCCTCGCCCTGGGGCTGGGAGGCCGGCACCAACGACAACCCCGGCATCGCCGCCTCGGGCCAGAACTGTTATCGCTTCGTCGGCACCACGGGTGCGCTGGATTTCCCCAACCTGACGCTCTGGCGCCACGACGGCGAGATCCCCGGCGGCTGGCAACTGCCCTACACAAGTGAGGCGCGTCCCACAGGCGAGCGCGATTCCCTGACCTGGCAGTTACGCCACTTCTGCCGCGTCGTGCGGGGCGAGGAGGAACCCCGGGTTTCGGGGCGCGAGGGCCTGGCTACGTTGGCCGCCACCATGGCGGTGCACGAATCGGCCAGCAGTGGTCGCCCAGTCAGCCTGGAATCATAGGGAGCGGTGGGAGCACGTTCACGGTATTTTGTTTAGCCTCGCGAACGGCATTTGGGCTAGATCGGTGGCAAAAGCGAAAGGTGATCTGATGATGCGTACGGTTTTTTTGCGCTCGGCGTTCTTCTTGGCTTTGTTCGCGCCCATCGCGGCAGAGGCGGGCGAGGGCAATGTTCTTTATTCGCCGCAGGCGGTGAAAGCAGCGCTGGGCCAGGGTTGCTCGGTGCTGCTCCATTTCACCGCCAAATGGTGAACCACCTGCCGCCGCCAGATCCGTGTGATCGGGGCATTGAGGTCGGCCAACAGCGCCTATGACGAAAAAATCACCTTCATCGACGTCGATTGGGACGACCACCGCCGCTCGCCGATTGCCAAGAAACTGAAGATTATCCGCCAGTCCACGCTGGTGATGTTCACGGGCAAGAGCGTCGACGAGGGCGAGGCCGGCAGGCTGTTCGCCCGCACCGCCGAGGCCGAAATCAAGGGCCTGCTCGACAAGGGCCTGCAAGCCAAACCGGCCGGCGGCAAACCCTGTTCAGGGTAGCAGCGCCGGCCTTCAGCCCCCGTAGCGCGCTTCCAGGTGGGCCCGGAAGGCCGCCGTGCCCAGCGGCGCACCTGTCGCCCGGGTGATGATCTCGCTGCTCGAAAGCGACGAGCCCAGCGCGTGCACGTGGGGCCGCAGCCAGGCCATCAGCGGCCCGAAATCGCCCCGCCCCAGGGCCTCGGGAATGCCGGGCTCGGCGGCCCGGGCGGCGGCGAAGAATTGTGCCGCGGCCAGGGCGCCCAGGGTATAGGTGGGGAAATATCCGAAGGCCCCTTCGGGCCAGTGGATGTCCTGCAGGCAACCCATGCGGTCGTTGGCAGGGGTTAGGCCGAGCAACGCCTGCATGCCGTCGCGCCAGGCGCCGGGCAGCTCCGCCACCTGCAAGTCATCCGCCAGCAGCGCCCTTTCCAGGCGCGTGCGCAGGATGATGTGCAGCGGATAGCTGACCTCGTCGGCGTCGACGCGGATCAGGCTGGCCTCGACCCGGTGGCTCGCGCGGATCAGGTTTTCGGCCTGCCAGGCCGGACCCGCCACGGCGAAGGCCTGGCGCAGCTCGGGCGCCAGCCAGGTCAGGAATTCGGGGCTGCGGCAGGCCTGCATCTCGACGATCAGGCTTTGGCTTTCATGCAGCGTCATGCCGCGGGCCTGGCCCACCGGCTGGCCGCGCCAGCTCGCCGGCAGGCCGCGTTCGTACATGGCGTGTCCGCCCTCGTGCAGCACCGCCATCAGGGCGTGGGAGAAATCCTCCGCCCGGTAGCGCGTGGTCAGGCGCACGTCGTCGGCCGTGCCGCCGGTGAAGGGATGGTGGCTCTCGTCGAGGCGGCCGTGATCGAAGTCGAAGCCCAGCGCCGCCAGCAACTCGGGCGCCAGCGCGCGCTGGGCGGCCGGGGAGATCTCGGCCTCGAAGGGCAACGCCGGAGAGAGCTTTTGGCGCTCCACCGTGGCGGCCAGGAATTCGGGCAAAAAGGCCTCGAGCTCGGCGAAGATCGGTGCGATCTGGGCCCAGGTGGTGTCCGGGTCGTAAGCCTCCAGCAGGGCATCGTAAGGCGCGCAGCCAAAGGCCTCGGCTTTGGCTTGGGCCGCCTGACGCGTCAGCGCGACGACGCTTTCGAGGTGTGCTTGGAGGCTGGCGAAGTCGTCGTCCTCGCGGGCCTGGCGCCAGGTCATTTCACAGGCCGAGGCCGCCTGGCTGAGGGCCTCGACCAGGCTGCCGGGAAGGGCCGTGGCGTGGCGCCAGCGCCGCCGCATCTCGCTGCGGTTGGCGGCCTGCCAGGGATCCAGGGATTGGGCTTCGGCGCGCTGCAAAAGCTCGCCGACCTCCGGCGCCAGCAGCAACTCGTGGCTCAGCCCGGCCAGGCTGGCGAGCTGGTCGGCCCGGGCCGAGGCACCGCCCGGCGGCATCATGACGGCGCCGTCCCACTGCAACTGCGCCTGGGCCCCGGCCAGGTCGTCGAGGCGCTTGAAGCGCCGCTCGAGCTCAGTGTAGGCGCTCATGGCAGGGTCCCCAGGCGGCGGCGGAAAAGCACGAATATCACCACCAACACCGCCGCCAGGGCAAACCAGGTGAAGGCGTAACGCTGGTGGTTGTCGACCAGTTGATGGCGGCCAAGCCCGCCCAGCGGCAGGCCGCCCGGATGGGGCCCAGCGTCGGCCTCGACCAGCACGGGCGCCAACTCGAGGCCCACCTGGCGGGCCATGGCAGCCAGGTCGACGACGAACCAGGTGTTGCCGGCGTCGTCGTTGTCGGGCGTGAAGGGGCCGCGGGGAAAGTGCACCCGGGCAATGCCGGACAGGCTGACCGAGCCCGGGATCTGGCCCTCGGGCCGGCTGGCCGCATGGCGTAGCGCCAGCGGCACCCAGCCGCGGTCGACCAGCACGGCCGGACCCTGGGGCCTGATCAGCGGCGTCAGCACGTGTATTCCGGCGACGCCCTGATGGCTGCGGCCATAGAGCTGGAGCTCGCTGTCATGGGCGAAACGGCCCTCCAGGCGCACCCGGCGGAAATCGAAATCGGCACCCGGCGCCGACGGCAGCAGCACTTCGGGCCGGGCCAGGCTGGCGGCCCGTTCGGACTTGAGGGCGGCTTTCCATTCGGCGCGCTGGAGCTGCCAGCCGCCGAGCGCCAGCAGCGCCGCCAGCAGGGGCCAAAAGGTCAGCGCCGACCAGCGCCGGGCGTCACTGGAGATGGCCTTACTCCCCCGCCTTGTGATGGAACTGCAGCGCGATCAGCACGGCCTTGAAGGGCCGCAACAGCCAGAGCGAAAGCCCCAGCACGGTGGGTGTCCAGAGCACCATATGGAGCCACACCGGCGGCCCGAATTCGAGTTCCACGATCAGGGCCGCGGCGACCACCACAAAGCCCACCAGCATGACCACGAAGACGGCCGGTCCGTCGCCCGAATCCCGGGCCCCGAGATCGAGGTCGCATTCGTTGCAGCGCGGCGCCACGGTCAGATATCCGGCAAACAGCTTGCCCCGGCCGCAGCCCGGACAGCGGCAGCGCAGGCCAGCGAGAAGTGGTGAAACCCGCGGCGCCTCTTCAGCCACCAAATCGCCTAGCTGCCGCCCCACCAATAGATGCAGCTGAAAAGGAAGAGCCAGACCACGTCGACGAAATGCCAATACCAGGCGGCCGCCTCGAAGCCGAAGTGCTGCTCGGGCGTGAAATGGCCCTTGTAGGCCCGCACCAGGCAGACGGTGAGAAAGATGGTGCCGACGATGACGTGCAGGCCGTGGAAGCCGGTAGCCATGAAGAAGGTCGAGCCGTAGATGCCGCCGGTGAAGGCAAAGGGCGCGTGAATGTATTCGTAGGCCTGCAGCGCCGTGAAGGCGGCGCCCAGGATGACGGTCAGCCAGAGCCCGTTGATCAGGCCCTGGCGGTTGCCCTGGCGCAGCTCATGATGCGCCCAGGTCACGGTGCAGCCCGAACTCAGCAGGATGATGGTGTTGAGGAAGGGGATGGTCCAGGGGTTGAAGGCCTCGATGTCGGCGGGCGGCCAGACGCCGCCGATGGCCTCGGTGGGGAACAGGCTGGCGTTGAAGAAGGCCCAGAACCAGGCCACGAAGAACATCACCTCGGAGGCGATGAAGAGCACCATGCCGTAGCGCAGGCCGAGCTGCACCACCGGCGTGTGGTCGTCGTTGAAGGTGGCTTCCTGGATCACGTCGCGCCACCAGACGAACATGGTGTAGAGCGTCATGGCCAGGCCGATGGGCAGCACCCAGATCGTCATGTCGTGCATGTACATGATCAACCCAGCGGCCAGCACCAGCGCCGAAAGGGCGCCCAGGGCCGGCCACGGGCTGGGCTCGACGAGATGGTAGTCATGATCCTTAGCGTGGGTATCGGCCATGGCTCGGGAACTCCTGCAAGCGGCTGATCATCGCCCGTTGTCCGTCTCGGGCGGACGGGCGAAGAAGGTGTAGGAAAGGGTGATGGTGTCGACGCCGTCGAGGTCGCGTTCGTTGACGATCTCGGGGTCGATGAAGAACGACACCGGCATGTCGGCGCTTTGGCCGGCGGCCAGGGTCTGTTCGGTGAAGCAAAAACACTCGATCTTGTTGAAGTAGGGCCCGGCGATGTGCGGTGTGACGTTGAAGGTGGCGCTGCCGGTGATGCTGTGTGGACTGGGGTTGTGGGCCCGGTAGAAGGCCAGGCTCTCTTCGCCCAGGCGCAGCCTGACCTGGCGCTGGAGGGGCGCGAAGCGCCAGGGCATGCCGCGCGCCGTGTCGGCGTTGAACTGCACCGTGATGACGCGGTCCAGCACCTCGGTCGGGGCCGGGGCCGCCGTGGCGACGCGCGAGGTGCCGCCGTAGCCAGTAACCTGGCAGAACAGGCTGTAAAGCGGCACCGAGGCGAAGGCCAGGCCGGCCATGCCGAGTACCAGGCCGGCCAGCAACAGCGCCGTACCGTGGCGGCCGAGCCGAGGGCCTTTAGCGGCGCTCATCCCGCCGCTCCTTGAAGCTTGACGATGGTGATGACGAAAAACAGCACCGCCAGCGCCAGCAGCACGCCGCCCAGCGCCAGGTTGCGCTGGCGCAGTTTGCGTTGCCCCTCGTCGGCCACCATCTCAGACCGAACCCAGCAGGCCGCGGTCGACCAGCATCAGGGCGAAGAGGAGAAAGAGATAGAGGATGGAAAAGCCAAAGAGGCGGCGTTCGGCGCCGGGCCGAGCCTGCCAAACGGCCCCTGCCGCCAGCACCAGGGCGCCGCCCAGCCCCAGCGCCACGACGCCATAAAGCGCGCCGACGGTGCCCAAGGCCCAGGGCGCCAGCGTCAGCGGCAGCAGTGCCAGGCTGTAGGCCAGGATCTGGCGCCGGGTCTCGCGCGCGCCCCGCGCCAGCGGCAGCATCGGCACCCCGGCGCGGGCGTAGTCGTCGCTGCGCAAGAGCGCCAGCGACCAGAAATGCGGCGGCGTCCAAAACGCGATGATGGCCACCAGGGCCAGGGGTTCGAGCCCCACTTGGCCGCTGGCGGCGGCCCAACCGATGAGCGGCGGCAACGCTCCGGCCAAGCCGCCGATTACGATGTTCTGGGGTGTCCGGCGCTTCAGCCAGATGGTGTAGACGAAGACGTAAAAGGCGATGGTGAAAGCCAGCAACAGCGCTGGCAGCCAGCCCACGGCCAAGCCCATCAAGGCCACCGAGGCAACCGCCAGGCTGACGCCGAAGCCCAAGGCATCGCCCGGCGCCACCGCGCCACGGGGCAGCGGGCGGTCGCGGGTGCGGGCCATGAGGGCGTCGATGTCGGCCTCGTACCACATGTTGATGGCCCCCGAGGCACCGGCTCCCACGGCGATGCAAAGAAGCGCCACGAAGCCCAACACCGGGTGCTGCCCGCCCGGCGCCAGCACCAGGCCGACGAAGGCGGTAAACACCACCAACGACATCACCTGGGGCTTCAAGAGCGCCAGATAGTCGCCCACCCCCGCCACCTGCCGAGCGGCGGAATCCGCTGCCGAGAGGGTCATGCTGGGATTGCCCACCGGCCGCTCCGCCTCCTCAATTCACCTTGGGCAGCTGGTCGTAGGTGTGCCAGGGCGCCGGCGAGGGATGGCTCCACTCCAGCGTCGTCGCACCTTCGCCCCAGGGGTTGTCGGCGCACTTCTCGCCGGCCGCGAAGGTGCGCCAGACGACGATCAGGAACAACAGCGCGCTCAGCCCCGCCACGTAAGCGCCCAGCGAGGAGACCATGTTCCAGCCGGCATAAGCGTCGGGATAATCGGGAATGCGCCGGGGCATGCCGGCCAGCCCGAGGAAATGCATGGGAAAGAGGGACAGGTTGACGCCGATGAACATGGACCAGAACTGCAGCTTGCCCAGCATCTCCGGGTACTGGCGGCCCGACATCTTGCCGATCCAATAGTAGAAACCGGCGAAGACGCCGAACAAGGCGCCTATGGACATGGTGTAGTGGAAGTGGCCGACCACGAAAGCGGTGTCGTGCAATGCCACATCGGCGCCGGCATTGGCCAGCACGACGCCGGTGACGCCGCCGACGGTAAAGAGGAATATGAAGCCCATGGCATAGAGCATGGGCGTCTTGAAATCGATCGAGCCGCCCCACATGGTGGCGATCCAACTGAAGATCTTGATGCCCGTGGGCACGGCTATGACCATGGTGGCGGCCACGAAGTAGGCATCGGCATCGACGTTCATGCCCACCGTGTACATATGGTGGGCCCAGACGATGAAGCCGACGAAGCCGATGGCCACCATGGCGTAGGCCATGCCCAGGTAGCCGAACACCGGTTTCTTGGCGAAGGTCGACACCACCTGGCTGATGATACCGAAGGCCGGGATGATCAGGATGTAGACCTCGGGATGACCAAAAAACCAGAACAAGTGCTGCCAGAGCAGGGGATCACCGCCTTGGCTTGCGTCGAAGAAAGCGGTGTCGAAATTGCGGTCGGTGATCAGCATGGTCAGGCCACCGGCGAACACCGGCAAGGCGAGCAGCAGCAGGAATGCCGTTACCAGGATCGACCAGACAAACAGCGGCATCTTGTGCAGCGTCATGCCGGGCGCACGCATGTTCAAAATGGTGGTGATGAAGTTGATGGCGCCCAGAATCGAAGAGGCGCCGGCCAAATGCAGGCTGAGGATGGCCATGTCGACGGCTGGCCCGGGATGGCCCGACGTCGATAACGGCGCGTAGGCCGTCCAGCCGACGCCGGGGCCGTCACCGACCAGGGCCGAGCCGACCAGCAGCACGGCCGAGGTCGGCAGCAGCCAGAAGCTGATGTTGTTCATGCGCGGGAAGGCCATATCGGGCGTACCGATCAACAGCGGCACGAACCAGTTGCCGAAACCGCCGATCAGCGCCGGCATGATCAAAAAGAACACCATGATCAGTCCGTGCGCCGTCATGACCACGTTGTAGAGCTGGTATTCTTCGCCGAAAACCTGCGCTCCCGGCGCTTGCAGTTCCATCCGCAGCAACATCGAAAAGAGTCCGCCGATGATGCCGAACACCACCGCGAAGACGATGTACATGGTGCCGATGTCTTTGTGGTTGGTCGAATAGAGCCAACGCCGCCAACCTTGGGGATGGGCGTGAGCATGATGCGCCTGGGCGGCGCCTGCGGTTTGGGCCGTTTCGCTCATGGTGCGATATTCCCTTCTCTATTCGCTTGCCGCGGCGCGGCTCGAATGGGCCAACCGGGTCGGCCTGGCCGGCGTCCGGGCGGCATTTTCCTTTTTGGCCTTTTCCACCCAGGCCGCGAAGTCCTGCTTCGAGACGGCCTCCACGGTGATCGGCATGAAACCGTGATGCGAGCCGCAAAACTCGCTGCACTGGCCGTAATAGGTGCCCGGCTTTTCGATCTTGACCCAGGTCTGGTTGAGCCGGCCGGGCACCGCATCCATCTTGATGCCGAAAGCCGGAACGGCCCAGGCATGGATCACGTCACTGGCGGTCACGATGACGCGGATGGTGGTATCGACCGGCAGCACCACGTGGTTGTCGGTTGCCAAAAGCCGCGGCTGACCGGGTTTCAGGTCTTCGGCGGCCACCATGTTGGCGTCCATCTCGAAGTCGCCGTGGTCGGGATACTGATAGCTCCAGTAGAATTGGTTGCCCACCACCTTCAGTGTCATCTCGGCCTGGGGGATGTCCTTCTGGAGATAGAGCAGCTTGAAGGACGGCACCGCGATGACCACCAGGATGAGAATCGGTACCACCGTCCAGGCCACCTCCAGCAGCGTGTGGTGGGCGGTCCTCGAGGGCGTCGGATTGGCCTTGGCGTTGAAGCGCACGATGATGATGGCCAGCAGCGCCATGACGAAAATGGCGATGGCGAAGATGATCACCAGCAACAGTGAATAGAAATCGTCGATGCCGTTCATCACCGGCGTGACCGCCGGCTGAAAGCCGAGCTGCCAGGGTTGGGGCTGGGCCGCCTGGGCGGCCGGGCCGGCCAGGGCGAACGCCGATAGGGCGCCGCTCAAGGCGACGGAAGTTTGCTTC
This window encodes:
- a CDS encoding Gfo/Idh/MocA family oxidoreductase, giving the protein MSVPIAVIGAGIIGARHARLTAAEPECRLLGLADPTPAAAELAAELGVAHYASAQALLEKESPEGVVIAAPNALHLPIGRMCAERGIHLLVEKPVAESVAAGRQLVEAAEAAGVAMMVGHHRRFDPALDAAKQIVADEIGDLVAVSAMWSALKPDPYYDVAWRREAGGGPVLINMIHDINALQHICGQIASVYAETVPSRRGHPVEDTAAVVLRFAGGAIGTIMLTDAAPSPWGWEAGTNDNPGIAASGQNCYRFVGTTGALDFPNLTLWRHDGEIPGGWQLPYTSEARPTGERDSLTWQLRHFCRVVRGEEEPRVSGREGLATLAATMAVHESASSGRPVSLES
- a CDS encoding carboxypeptidase M32, which encodes MSAYTELERRFKRLDDLAGAQAQLQWDGAVMMPPGGASARADQLASLAGLSHELLLAPEVGELLQRAEAQSLDPWQAANRSEMRRRWRHATALPGSLVEALSQAASACEMTWRQAREDDDFASLQAHLESVVALTRQAAQAKAEAFGCAPYDALLEAYDPDTTWAQIAPIFAELEAFLPEFLAATVERQKLSPALPFEAEISPAAQRALAPELLAALGFDFDHGRLDESHHPFTGGTADDVRLTTRYRAEDFSHALMAVLHEGGHAMYERGLPASWRGQPVGQARGMTLHESQSLIVEMQACRSPEFLTWLAPELRQAFAVAGPAWQAENLIRASHRVEASLIRVDADEVSYPLHIILRTRLERALLADDLQVAELPGAWRDGMQALLGLTPANDRMGCLQDIHWPEGAFGYFPTYTLGALAAAQFFAAARAAEPGIPEALGRGDFGPLMAWLRPHVHALGSSLSSSEIITRATGAPLGTAAFRAHLEARYGG
- a CDS encoding SURF1 family protein, with translation MALGGWQLQRAEWKAALKSERAASLARPEVLLPSAPGADFDFRRVRLEGRFAHDSELQLYGRSHQGVAGIHVLTPLIRPQGPAVLVDRGWVPLALRHAASRPEGQIPGSVSLSGIARVHFPRGPFTPDNDDAGNTWFVVDLAAMARQVGLELAPVLVEADAGPHPGGLPLGGLGRHQLVDNHQRYAFTWFALAAVLVVIFVLFRRRLGTLP
- a CDS encoding DUF983 domain-containing protein, encoding MAEEAPRVSPLLAGLRCRCPGCGRGKLFAGYLTVAPRCNECDLDLGARDSGDGPAVFVVMLVGFVVVAAALIVELEFGPPVWLHMVLWTPTVLGLSLWLLRPFKAVLIALQFHHKAGE
- a CDS encoding cytochrome c oxidase subunit 3, yielding MADTHAKDHDYHLVEPSPWPALGALSALVLAAGLIMYMHDMTIWVLPIGLAMTLYTMFVWWRDVIQEATFNDDHTPVVQLGLRYGMVLFIASEVMFFVAWFWAFFNASLFPTEAIGGVWPPADIEAFNPWTIPFLNTIILLSSGCTVTWAHHELRQGNRQGLINGLWLTVILGAAFTALQAYEYIHAPFAFTGGIYGSTFFMATGFHGLHVIVGTIFLTVCLVRAYKGHFTPEQHFGFEAAAWYWHFVDVVWLFLFSCIYWWGGS
- a CDS encoding cytochrome c oxidase assembly protein → MSAAKGPRLGRHGTALLLAGLVLGMAGLAFASVPLYSLFCQVTGYGGTSRVATAAPAPTEVLDRVITVQFNADTARGMPWRFAPLQRQVRLRLGEESLAFYRAHNPSPHSITGSATFNVTPHIAGPYFNKIECFCFTEQTLAAGQSADMPVSFFIDPEIVNERDLDGVDTITLSYTFFARPPETDNGR
- the cyoE gene encoding heme o synthase, with the translated sequence MTLSAADSAARQVAGVGDYLALLKPQVMSLVVFTAFVGLVLAPGGQHPVLGFVALLCIAVGAGASGAINMWYEADIDALMARTRDRPLPRGAVAPGDALGFGVSLAVASVALMGLAVGWLPALLLAFTIAFYVFVYTIWLKRRTPQNIVIGGLAGALPPLIGWAAASGQVGLEPLALVAIIAFWTPPHFWSLALLRSDDYARAGVPMLPLARGARETRRQILAYSLALLPLTLAPWALGTVGALYGVVALGLGGALVLAAGAVWQARPGAERRLFGFSILYLFLLFALMLVDRGLLGSV
- the ctaD gene encoding cytochrome c oxidase subunit I, whose amino-acid sequence is MSETAQTAGAAQAHHAHAHPQGWRRWLYSTNHKDIGTMYIVFAVVFGIIGGLFSMLLRMELQAPGAQVFGEEYQLYNVVMTAHGLIMVFFLIMPALIGGFGNWFVPLLIGTPDMAFPRMNNISFWLLPTSAVLLVGSALVGDGPGVGWTAYAPLSTSGHPGPAVDMAILSLHLAGASSILGAINFITTILNMRAPGMTLHKMPLFVWSILVTAFLLLLALPVFAGGLTMLITDRNFDTAFFDASQGGDPLLWQHLFWFFGHPEVYILIIPAFGIISQVVSTFAKKPVFGYLGMAYAMVAIGFVGFIVWAHHMYTVGMNVDADAYFVAATMVIAVPTGIKIFSWIATMWGGSIDFKTPMLYAMGFIFLFTVGGVTGVVLANAGADVALHDTAFVVGHFHYTMSIGALFGVFAGFYYWIGKMSGRQYPEMLGKLQFWSMFIGVNLSLFPMHFLGLAGMPRRIPDYPDAYAGWNMVSSLGAYVAGLSALLFLIVVWRTFAAGEKCADNPWGEGATTLEWSHPSPAPWHTYDQLPKVN
- the coxB gene encoding cytochrome c oxidase subunit II; translation: MPWKQTSVALSGALSAFALAGPAAQAAQPQPWQLGFQPAVTPVMNGIDDFYSLLLVIIFAIAIFVMALLAIIIVRFNAKANPTPSRTAHHTLLEVAWTVVPILILVVIAVPSFKLLYLQKDIPQAEMTLKVVGNQFYWSYQYPDHGDFEMDANMVAAEDLKPGQPRLLATDNHVVLPVDTTIRVIVTASDVIHAWAVPAFGIKMDAVPGRLNQTWVKIEKPGTYYGQCSEFCGSHHGFMPITVEAVSKQDFAAWVEKAKKENAARTPARPTRLAHSSRAAASE